GCTAAAGTAGAAGCTTTTAACCCAGGCCACTCCTCAAAAGATAGAATTGCTAACTTCATTATAGAAGAAGCAGAACATAAAGGTTTACTTAAGCCTGGTAGTACAATCATTGAAACAACCTCTGGTAATACGGGTTTTAGTATTGCAATGGTTAGTATTATAAAAGGCTATAAATGTATCTTAGCGGTTAGTTCAAAATCTTCACTAGATAAAATAGACATGTTACGCTCTATGGGGGCTGAGGTTTATGTTTGTCCTGCACATGTAGCTCCTGAAGATCCTAGATCTTATTATCAGGTAGCGAAACGTTTACACGAAGAAACTAAAGATAGTATTTACATTAATCAGTATTTCAACAAATTAAATACGGAAGCGCATTACAGGTCTACCGGTCCAGAAATTTGGAAGCAAACAAACGGGCAGATTACGCATTTAGTAGCATGTAGTGGTACTGGAGGAACAATCTCTGGAACAGCAGCCTATTTAAAAGAACAGAATCCTAATGTTAAAATTATAGCTGTGGATGCTTATGGTTCTGTTTTAAAGAAATACCACGAGACAAGAGAATTTGATAGTAAAGAAATTTACCCATACCGAATTGAAGGTTTAGGTAAAAATTTAATTCCAGATTCTATTGACTTTGATGTAATTGATAAGTTTATAAAAGTAACTGATGAAGAGAGTGCACATTCTGCACGTGAAATATCTAGAAAAGAAGGTATGTTTGTTGGGTATACCAGTGGTGCAGCTTTACAGGCCATTAAACAATTAGATGCTGAAGGTGAGTTTGATGAAAATAGTAATGTAGTGGTTATTTTTCCTGATCATGGCTCTCGTTATATGAGTAAAGTATATAGTGATAAATGGATGGCTGATCAAGGTTTTTCAAATGCAATATCTACAGATAAGATACCAGAAGTACAGTATATAAAATAAGATAATTTAATAATATTAATTTAAAGCAATGGTTCATTTGAATCATTGCTTTTTTTTGTATCTATATTTTATGAAAACATACTAAAAATCTTTACTTTTGCGGTAAATTCAATTTAATTTAGAATGAGAGATTTATTTGAAAGAATAATCGAGAATAAAGGACCATTAGGGAAATGGGCATCGCAAGCTGAAGGTTATTTTGTATTCCCAAAACTTGAAGGACCTATCTCTAATCGTATGAAATTCCGAGGAAAGGAAGTTCTAACGTGGAGCATTAACGATTATTTAGGTCTTGCTAATTTACCGGAAATTAAAAAAGTTGACGGAGAAACAGCAGCAGAATATGGAGCTGCATACCCTATGGGTGCGCGTATGATGAGTGGTCATACCGATTTTCATGAACAATTAGAGCAAGAACTAGCTACTTTCGTTAGCAAGGAAACCGCTTATCTTTTAAACTTCGGATACCAAGGTATCATGTCTGCTATAGACGCGTTGGTTGGTAAAGATGATATTATTGTTTACGATGTAGATTCTCATGCTTGTATAATAGATGGTGTTCGTTTACATATGGGTAAGCGTTTCACTTTTAAGCATAATGATATTGAGAGCTTAGAGAAAAATCTTGAACGTGCCGTTAAAATGGCAGACCAAACAGGTGGCGGTATCCTTGTGATTACTGAAGGTGTTTTTGGTATGCGTGGTGAACAAGGTAGGTTAAAAGAGATTGTCGCTTTAAAAGAAAAATACAATTTTAGACTACTTGTAGATGACGCACATGGTTTTGGTACCTTAGGTAAAACTGGTGCTGGAGCAGGTGAGGAGCAAGGTGTTCAAGACGGAATTGATGTTTATTTTGCAACTTTCGCAAAATCTATGGCCGGTATCGGTGCATTTTTAGCTGCTGATAAAGGAATTATAGATTATTTAAAATACAACTTGCGTTCTCAAATGTTTGCGAAGTCATTACCTATGATTTACGTGAAAGGAGCATTAAAACGTTTAGATATGTTACGTACGATGCCACAACTTAAAAATAAGTTATGGGAAAACGTAAATGCATTGCAAGGCGGACTTAAAGAACGTGGTTTTGATATTGGAACAACAACAAGTTGTGTAACTCCTGTATATTTAAACGGAAGTATTCCTGAGGCAATGGCTTTAGTAAAAGATTTACGTGAGAATCATGGTATCTTTTGTTCTATCGTTGTGTATCCAGTAATTCCAAAAGGATTAATATTACTTCGTATGATTCCTACAGCGACCCATACTTTAGAGGATGTTGCAGTTACTTTAGAGGCTTTCTCTGCAATTAGAGAGCGTTTAGAGAACGGAACTTACAAAAGACTTTCTGCTGCCGTAGCTGCCGCTATGGGTGAGTAAGAAGGACTACTATAACATATAAAAATCCCGAGTGTAATTTAATTACATCTCGGGATTTTTTTTATTCTATAACCAAAAGCTTATAAATTTTTTCGGTACGTTCTTCTGCGTTTATAAATTTCAGGATCAAAATTTTTCCATAATTGTTTTATGGCAATATTTTCTTCTAACTCAGGTGTTCGTACACAGCTTAGAATACCTCTAGCAGTAAAAGTTTCATAATATTCATTAAATATAATAGCAGTAACACCTTTGTTTTGGTAGTCAGGATGCACACCTATTAAATAAAAGATGACCTCTTTACTTTGTTTTTTTGCTTTTAGTAAATGAAAAATACCTGTTGGAAATAATTTTCCTTTAGATTTTTGTAGTGCTTCCGAAAATGAAGGCATTACAATGCTAAACGCAACAAGTTTATCATCCTTATCTACTACAAATTTTATATATTCAGGATTAATAAAGCTAATGTATTTTTTCTTAAAATAGGCTTTTTGTATTTCTGTAATGGGCACAAAAGAGGATAGTGAGGCGTAGGATTCATTAAATAAATCGAACATTTTATCAGCCATAGGCATTACATCCTTTGTTTTTGTGAAATTTATAGGGCGTAAATTGTATCGTTTTTTAATTAATTCATTTGCTTTCGCATAAAATTTAGGATCAGCATTAGCAAATGGAAATCTGTTTTCCATGTATTCCTTTTCTTTTGCGAAACCTAAGTTTTCGTAGTGGTTTACATAATAGGCGTGGTTGTACCAGGTAATCATAGTTCCAATTTCTTCAAAACCTTCCGTAAGTACACCTACTTTATCTAAGTTCGAAAAGCCAACGGGACCTTCCATGTACTCAAGGTTGTTCTTCTTTCCAATTTCTTTTACCTTTTCAATTAAGGCTTTGGAAACTTCAAGATCATCAATAAAATCAAACCAGCCAAAACGCATTTTAGAAACTTTCTGCTGTTTAATCTCAATCCAATTAACAATTGCGACTATGCGGCCTACTATTTCATTGCCCCTATAGGCAAGAAATAAAGTAGCGTCCGCGTCTTTAAAGGCAGGGTTTTTGTCTTTGTCAAAGGAGTCCATTTCATCGGCAATGATGGGAGGAACCCAATATGGAGAATCTTTATATAGGGTAAAAGGAAATTTTACAAACTTTTTAATATCTGCTTTTAACTTTACTTCTGAAACTGTAATCATCTGTGCTTTTTAGAAGTATCAATATTAGCACTATTTATCAACATCTTAAAGCAAGAAAGGAAGTTAATGTTTTATAATTTTCAATTTTAAAAAAAAGAGGTAACTAGAAATCAATAGCGCCATTCTCTCCTTTTTTCTTTTTCTTTTCTGCTTTCTTAAGTTTTTTAAATTGTTTTTTTGTTGGCCCCAAATCTACATCTTCTGCACCACCTTCTTTTTTAGACTCTTTGGCTTTCTTTTTCATGTCTTTTTTGCCAATCTGTCCATTTTCGCCTCCTTTTTGCTCGTCAATTGGTATAATCTTATCTTGGTGTTTGTCTAAGCGATAGGAAAGCCCAAGGGTGCCAAACATACGGGTAGGAGTGTCTTTAAAGCTTCCTCCGAAAGTAATGTCTGCTTGTAAATTTTTAGAGAATAAATGAGCAATACCTGTTCTGTATAAAGCATCTGCATAGCGATCGCTCTTAATTCCTTGTTGTTCTAAGAAAATACTCCATTTAGGGTTTCTAAAAGCATGAGTAAGAGATACAATATAACTCCATTCAGGAAATTCAGAACCAATTCTATCGTATGCAATGTTAGATATAAAAACAACTCTTGGAGAAATTTTACTTTGCG
This genomic stretch from Cellulophaga algicola DSM 14237 harbors:
- a CDS encoding PLP-dependent cysteine synthase family protein is translated as MENKINAHNNVLELIGNTPLVKLNRVAESFTGNFYAKVEAFNPGHSSKDRIANFIIEEAEHKGLLKPGSTIIETTSGNTGFSIAMVSIIKGYKCILAVSSKSSLDKIDMLRSMGAEVYVCPAHVAPEDPRSYYQVAKRLHEETKDSIYINQYFNKLNTEAHYRSTGPEIWKQTNGQITHLVACSGTGGTISGTAAYLKEQNPNVKIIAVDAYGSVLKKYHETREFDSKEIYPYRIEGLGKNLIPDSIDFDVIDKFIKVTDEESAHSAREISRKEGMFVGYTSGAALQAIKQLDAEGEFDENSNVVVIFPDHGSRYMSKVYSDKWMADQGFSNAISTDKIPEVQYIK
- a CDS encoding aminotransferase class I/II-fold pyridoxal phosphate-dependent enzyme; amino-acid sequence: MRDLFERIIENKGPLGKWASQAEGYFVFPKLEGPISNRMKFRGKEVLTWSINDYLGLANLPEIKKVDGETAAEYGAAYPMGARMMSGHTDFHEQLEQELATFVSKETAYLLNFGYQGIMSAIDALVGKDDIIVYDVDSHACIIDGVRLHMGKRFTFKHNDIESLEKNLERAVKMADQTGGGILVITEGVFGMRGEQGRLKEIVALKEKYNFRLLVDDAHGFGTLGKTGAGAGEEQGVQDGIDVYFATFAKSMAGIGAFLAADKGIIDYLKYNLRSQMFAKSLPMIYVKGALKRLDMLRTMPQLKNKLWENVNALQGGLKERGFDIGTTTSCVTPVYLNGSIPEAMALVKDLRENHGIFCSIVVYPVIPKGLILLRMIPTATHTLEDVAVTLEAFSAIRERLENGTYKRLSAAVAAAMGE